In Polaribacter sp. L3A8, a genomic segment contains:
- a CDS encoding helix-turn-helix domain-containing protein — protein MKIYIKNMVCIRCQMVVKSELEKFGIAYTYVKIGEANVKEQVSEEILGKLDTALRKSGLQLMDNNRSILVEQIKNVIIDLVHYTDDQLKVNLSDYLSEKLNHEYTYLANLYSEVKGVTIEHFYLKHKIERVKELIVYDELNLTEIAFKMHYSSVAHLSNQFKKITGLTPTHFKRLKNKRRGTLEDV, from the coding sequence ATGAAAATATACATTAAAAACATGGTTTGTATACGCTGCCAAATGGTAGTTAAGAGTGAACTTGAAAAGTTTGGGATAGCATATACTTATGTGAAAATTGGAGAGGCAAATGTTAAAGAACAGGTATCGGAAGAAATATTGGGTAAACTAGATACAGCATTAAGAAAATCTGGACTTCAATTAATGGATAACAATAGAAGTATTTTGGTTGAACAAATTAAAAATGTTATTATTGATTTGGTGCATTATACCGATGATCAATTAAAGGTGAACCTTTCTGATTATCTAAGTGAAAAGCTTAATCATGAATACACTTACCTTGCTAATCTTTATTCTGAAGTTAAAGGAGTTACTATAGAACATTTTTACTTGAAACATAAAATTGAAAGGGTAAAGGAATTAATAGTGTACGATGAGCTTAATCTTACAGAAATTGCTTTTAAAATGCATTATAGTAGTGTCGCTCATTTATCTAATCAATTTAAAAAAATTACAGGTTTAACACCAACCCAC